The Nyctibius grandis isolate bNycGra1 chromosome 3, bNycGra1.pri, whole genome shotgun sequence genome window below encodes:
- the NRN1 gene encoding neuritin produces MGLKLNGRYISLILAVQIAHLVQAVRAAGRCDAVFRGFSNCLLRLGDNMANYPQDLDDKRNLQTICAYWDDFHACTLTALTDCQEGATDLWEKLRRESKNLDFQGSLFELCGGGSGAAPSLLPPALPLLLAALWAALVTWLPF; encoded by the exons ATGGGACTTAAGTTGAACGGCAGATATATTTCTCTGATCCTTGCTGTACAGATAG CGCACCTGGTGCAGGCAGTGAGAGCGGCGGGGCGGTGCGATGCGGTCTTTAGGGGCTTCTCGAACTGTTTGCTGCGGCTGGGCGATAACATGGCCAACTACCCGCAGGACCTGGACGACAAAAGAAATCTCCAAACGATCTGCGC GTACTGGGATGATTTCCACGCCTGCACCCTCACAGCGCTCACCGATTGCCAGGAAGGAGCGACAGACCTCTGGGAGAAACTGAGACGGGAATCCAAAAACCTCGATTTCCAAGGCAGCTTATTTGAACTGTGCGGAGGCGGCAGCGGCGCGGCACCGTCCCTCCTCCCGCCGGCCCTGCCCCTGCTGCTGGCGGCTCTGTGGGCCGCCCTAGTGACCTGGCTGCCTTTCTAG